The following proteins come from a genomic window of Raphanus sativus cultivar WK10039 unplaced genomic scaffold, ASM80110v3 Scaffold1495, whole genome shotgun sequence:
- the LOC130504326 gene encoding uncharacterized protein LOC130504326: MEMRFLFRALTLVFMVALGEAVGDRMRWTRKELVEIAGYGEIKLSSVILTASLLSSSSDPISGATVGIMCHTGHRRRSKVIKAFTNEFGQFNIDLPSHLHAIPDLDKACSIKPLSVPKPYHRCSHKIHRGIKLVSSSNGLRFYTAGNITLY; this comes from the exons ATGGAGATGAGGTTCTTGTTCCGTGCCTTGACTTTGGTCTTCATGGTGGCTTTGGGGGAAGCAGTTGGTGACAGAATGAGATGGACCAGAAAGGAGTTGGTGGAGATAGCTGGCTACGGCGAAATCAAACTCTCCTCCGTCATCCTCACcgcctctcttctctcttcctcctccgacCCTATCTCTG GTGCTACCGTTGGTATCATGTGCCATACTGGACATAGGAGGAGATCCAAAGTGATCAAAGCTTTCACAAATGAGTTTGGGCAGTTCAACATCGATCTTCCTTCTCACCTACATGCAATTCCTGACCTAGACAAGGCTTGTTCCATCAAACCACTCTCTGTTCCTAAACCGTATCATCGATGCTCTCACAAGATTCACAGAGGTATCAAACTCGTTTCTTCCTCAAACGGCTTGCGCTTCTACACAGCAGGCAACATCACCTTATACTGA